A stretch of Mya arenaria isolate MELC-2E11 chromosome 14, ASM2691426v1 DNA encodes these proteins:
- the LOC128215958 gene encoding caprin-2-like, giving the protein MQRLDDKDAHINSLEDDVKSLTALLANQDETNREQNSRIREQNFQIREQNTRIQHLEEIVCSTSNENQDTSEDTSGQEQAHSSATSSKSASALMPPNENAANRIRRQYAGMHVAFLAQLTNRITNASILQTIVFDKVLTNVGGASNVHLGSFVAPLSGVYLFSITLQVYPGNFTFFRFVKNNYDQVSRLFASTTPDENVSVAQTVVLQLAKGDDMTVRYENPGESIIDPDFLSEVDSTEDFQVIAVQSVYCYQCCDRPACRNEKIADGKCPSCNKVPDTERHYGSAMVILKKKRLLFTGALLHGQPEETVQGG; this is encoded by the exons ATGCAACGCTTAGACGACAAAGACGCCCATATAAACTCCCTAGAGGATGATGTCAAAAGTCTAACAGCGCTTCTCGCCAACCAAGACGAAACCAATCGTGAACAGAACTCCCGGATTCGCGAACAAAATTTCCAGATTCGAGAACAAAACACTCGGATTCAACATCTCGAGGAAATAGTTTGCAGTACGAGCAACGAGAATCAGGATACATCTGAAGACACATCAGGACAGGAGCAGGCACATTCGTCAGCAACATCTAGTAAATCGGCTTCTGCCCTCATGCCACCGAATGAGAACG CTGCCAATAGAATTCGCCGACAGTACGCCGGGATGCACGTAGCTTTCCTAGCTCAGTTAACGAATCGTATCACGAACGCTTCAATTCTTCAAACAATCGTCTTCGACAAAGTCCTAACGAACGTAGGCGGGGCTTCCAACGTACACCTGGGATCGTTCGTTGCACCTCTCTCCGGTGTGTACTTGTTTTCCATCACCTTACAAGTCTACCCCGGAAATTTCACGTTTTTCCGATTTGTCAAGAACAACTACGATCAAGTCAGTCGTCTGTTTGCGAGTACAACACCAGATGAAAACGTGTCCGTGGCACAGACAGTCGTGCTGCAGCTCGCTAAAGGTGACGACATGACGGTCAGATATGAGAACCCAGGCGAATCAATTATAG ATCCAGACTTCTTGTCGGAGGTGGACAGCACTGAAGATTTCCAGGTGATAGCAGTCCAGTCTGTTTACTGCTACCAGTGCTGCGATAGACCAG CCTGCAGAAACGAGAAAATCGCAGATGGCAAATGTCCATCCTGCAACAAGGTGCCAGACACTGAACGACATTATGGTTCTGCCATGGTCATCCTGAAGAAAAAAAGACTGCTTTTCACAGGTGCGCTTCTTCATGGACAACCTGAAGAAACTGTTCAAGGTGGATGA
- the LOC128218476 gene encoding complement C1q tumor necrosis factor-related protein 3-like, which translates to MKSRGVKFALVFAILWAQAFAEDNYSQKDDVYALQSAVGHILQRLNDRDIHINTLEDDVKHLTALLADQVETIREQNSQIREQNSRIQHLEEIIRSTSNENHDTSEDTSGQEHAQSSTSSKSASVRTAPYENDAQRIRREYIGAPVAFLAILTNHITHAGAHQPIAFDRVVTNVGGAYNAHLGSFVAPISGIYVFSTTLLSYPGHTTGFGFVKNNDLVSRLYLKTSAGQYETVAQTIVLQLAKGDDITVRNESPDETIHGSDYSTFAGFLIWETENIPAVVG; encoded by the exons ATGAAGTCCAGAGGAGTGAAATTTGCTTTAGTTTTCGCCATCTTGTGGGCACAAGCTTTTGCTGAAGACAATTATTCACAAAAAGATGACGTTTATGCTCTACAGAGCGCTGTAGGCCACATACTTCAACGTCTTAACGACAGAGACATCCATATTAACACCCTTGAAGATGACGTCAAACATCTAACAGCGCTTCTTGCCGACCAAGTCGAAACCATCCGTGAACAAAACTCCCAGATTCGTGAACAAAACTCTCGGATTCAACACCTCGAGGAAATAATTCGCAGTACGAGCAACGAGAATCATGATACCAGTGAAGACACATCTGGACAGGAGCACGCACAATCGTCTACATCTAGTAAATCCGCTTCTGTCCGCACGGCACCGTATGAGAACG ATGCTCAAAGGATTCGGCGTGAGTATATCGGGGCACCCGTAGCTTTTCTAGCAATATTGACGAATCATATCACGCACGCTGGCGCACATCAACCAATCGCCTTCGACCGAGTTGTAACGAACGTAGGCGGGGCTTACAACGCACATCTCGGATCGTTCGTCGCTCCTATCTCGGGTATCTACGTGTTTTCTACCACTTTACTAAGCTACCCCGGTCATACGACAGGCTTCGGATTTGTAAAGAACAACGATTTAGTCAGTCGTCTGTATCTGAAGACATCGGCAGGTCAGTACGAAACAGTGGCCCAGACAATCGTGCTGCAGCTCGCTAAGGGTGACGACATCACGGTCAGAAATGAGAGCCCAGACGAAACAATACATGGCAGCGACTATAGTACCTTCGCCGGATTTCTCATCTGGGAGACCGAAAACATCCCTGCCGTTGTGGGATAA